Proteins found in one Oribacterium sp. oral taxon 102 genomic segment:
- a CDS encoding InlB B-repeat-containing protein: MRRGNEHQQSKRLRNRRRIAAVLTLSMMMSGVQGTSLPVLAEESADAAVAGSEDRISLRLDAQALRAAAENAVQSGGSISLGGSVFAGRALRDSCEGYFSGAHTLYELSLDEIDAALPAELFAREAELRIFVEPKPQGMLPGNGASFALYAPDGELAELLSGGDLYNGTEATRFESAGEADYTLDSRALLTFLYQNDGESTKTFTLEVGGEKLDSVKVKPAKKLMPEVLSEVEKRIRTELETGTRAPETSIEQTAENTETTAPESTAEESRAAETAASMESAAENTETETETAAENTETTVPETAETGEAPDEETAAETAGPVASLVAASLRPIEGFGLLIHRVVRGILNIGVLEARAEEQDGAVVIIETEEAAPEETAAEAETQGSEPEKETAIAPESGIAETSAPETAAKTETGAVTAETTAAVETVAAETSPAESGAAEVLPDTDMGERRAVLERLRQADAREYLNAVMLRQYRASKLLRNIETERKLTVHYRAELGGTVSRSAETVDVLAEDAAFLGAVAEANQKYYSFDGWENTAGEIVSEEPTLIPNIDEIKTNTTFTARFVRNVEMPAFRKTWTGDRLIVTVDVPENTFPKGTELRAREVGEEAAREIVQAAAGSEQEISRAVAVDLSFFYEGQELQPENGNEVRVTMTLSGDRRMDDPIVVHQHDGEAAEAITAAAEITRNSRTQTLEFSAEKFSIYGIGDVKPVMTYRFHDADGGLLAVSYTDAEDRQISLTEQKVKKGDTVYAPQSPEKEKRVFLGWSTTQGKTALDISADELRGDRAAFCRFTITTEITKDNAEELDYYPVFTEKLYVFFKESDDPNARTIATVEGAKDTEVILMEDAGGYRVSRIKGLPLQLTQSVTGWHNAAENVQDTQDRITLTDHDITLYPTIEEGHYVYFHTGEGASYVEPEFVAANGTIREPKAPKREGYTFEGWTATEGSTDKFKFNSFNNDWGTENRLDLYAIWKNGSAEYKVYFWKQKAADAKTPDDWSDNDYDFAGVALTKKAATGSTVSADIAEYRNYQGEKKDFQRGFEFSGKNAGSAETVKADGTTVLNVYFDRKLLTIEFRYNEKGKYAFDAKKNFWGDYTHDGEKVDRSKYIIGEHIKGRWYRVYHKRVDTYTGLYGSGFSDPANRYRWPGEHLWRYAAKGSTLLLTLLDEFNFDELGLDSDALLSLTEEESGTAEIVHYLQGEEEKPEDHDENDFTLVKMSAGHYFPNNKYGAGYELLYYKKNSGNWNKMTRSESNGTVIYEGKGIKNGAISIRERDTLYFWYQRKTFTVTFDNQIPAGEAGHQSVSPSKSVKYKDSLSGLRPQTDPTRTGYIFDGWAADKTESAALFDFSQSMPSHDLIVYARWKPAEYPVYVHDMDKEEAALDLGRYRYNSSISQNDMPNVKSGEISIFTGSTEKTINVAAGMSWAGWTVKEGDHYKPYSFETPITGELHLYARYVNTAPYRLEYDLTAGVLGKAANEADLKTAYPNPIADDTRYGAGSVAKLKGSELLAMGADGKEILPEIARQENGADAGTKRLLFLGWSTDKNATTPSCYPNDSFKITADEAETNAETGEPFIRLYAVYGEPEDLAAVKYLANYPEPKGLGAEPKQEYVQSSIANNASLTAIAYSASGFAEISAEYGYEFKGWTKDKLSADALKNKAEDELKITLLKEGDPFQVDKPEIGADDKPIPNLLYAYWERKPAVTLTIRNVIKGTMANAADQFEYTVTVTKPGEAPATLPKFKLDGQADTKSWSGDPIPVGAKVEVVMTKIDPNYTSSAVKTPKTAGDPEKYEENNGAVTVAEFEMKENTTLTFTHELDAVTPTGIVKDNLPFLLMLLAAGGMGAYFLLGRRRRDEDEL, from the coding sequence ATGAGAAGAGGGAACGAGCATCAGCAATCGAAAAGACTGAGAAACAGGAGACGTATCGCGGCAGTCCTCACACTGAGCATGATGATGAGCGGCGTTCAGGGGACTTCCCTTCCTGTTCTCGCAGAGGAGAGCGCGGACGCAGCTGTGGCGGGCAGTGAGGATCGGATCAGCCTGCGGCTGGATGCGCAGGCGCTTCGCGCCGCGGCGGAAAATGCCGTGCAGAGCGGAGGCAGCATTTCCCTCGGAGGCAGTGTCTTCGCAGGACGCGCGCTTCGCGATAGCTGCGAGGGGTATTTTTCGGGTGCGCATACCCTCTATGAGCTTTCGCTCGATGAGATCGATGCAGCGCTCCCTGCAGAGCTCTTCGCACGGGAGGCAGAGCTCCGCATCTTTGTCGAGCCTAAGCCGCAGGGAATGCTGCCCGGAAACGGCGCTTCGTTCGCGCTCTATGCGCCGGACGGGGAGCTCGCGGAGCTGCTGAGCGGCGGCGACCTCTACAATGGGACAGAAGCGACGCGCTTCGAGAGCGCGGGAGAAGCGGACTATACGCTGGACAGCAGAGCGCTTCTGACCTTCCTCTACCAGAATGACGGGGAGAGCACGAAGACCTTCACGCTGGAGGTCGGCGGAGAGAAGCTCGACTCCGTGAAGGTGAAGCCGGCGAAGAAGCTGATGCCGGAGGTACTGTCGGAGGTGGAGAAGCGCATCCGTACAGAGCTGGAAACCGGGACGCGCGCACCGGAGACGAGCATAGAGCAGACAGCGGAGAACACAGAGACGACCGCGCCGGAGAGCACAGCGGAGGAGAGCCGCGCGGCAGAAACGGCAGCCTCTATGGAGAGCGCGGCAGAGAATACGGAAACAGAGACGGAGACTGCGGCAGAAAATACAGAGACGACCGTTCCCGAGACGGCGGAGACAGGGGAAGCGCCGGACGAGGAGACTGCAGCGGAGACGGCAGGACCTGTCGCCTCGCTCGTAGCGGCAAGTCTCCGGCCCATAGAGGGTTTCGGACTCCTTATCCATAGAGTGGTACGCGGCATCCTGAATATCGGAGTGCTCGAGGCGAGAGCGGAGGAGCAGGACGGCGCGGTTGTGATCATAGAGACGGAGGAAGCGGCACCGGAGGAAACTGCAGCAGAGGCGGAAACGCAGGGCTCCGAGCCGGAGAAGGAGACCGCCATAGCGCCGGAGAGCGGCATAGCAGAGACATCTGCCCCCGAGACAGCGGCGAAAACCGAGACGGGAGCCGTGACAGCGGAGACGACGGCAGCCGTGGAGACAGTGGCAGCGGAGACGAGTCCTGCGGAGAGCGGAGCAGCAGAAGTACTGCCGGATACGGATATGGGAGAGCGCAGAGCAGTGCTTGAGCGGCTCCGGCAGGCAGATGCCAGAGAGTATCTTAATGCCGTCATGCTCCGGCAGTACAGAGCATCGAAGCTGCTCCGGAATATTGAGACAGAGCGGAAGCTTACCGTGCACTACCGTGCAGAGCTCGGCGGTACGGTGAGTCGCTCGGCGGAAACCGTGGACGTGCTGGCGGAGGATGCCGCTTTCCTCGGCGCTGTCGCAGAGGCGAATCAGAAATATTACAGCTTCGACGGCTGGGAAAATACAGCCGGGGAGATCGTATCGGAGGAGCCGACGCTCATTCCGAATATCGATGAGATCAAAACCAATACCACCTTCACCGCACGTTTTGTGAGAAATGTCGAGATGCCGGCATTCCGGAAGACGTGGACGGGTGATCGCCTGATTGTCACGGTCGATGTACCGGAGAATACCTTCCCGAAGGGAACCGAGCTTCGGGCGCGTGAGGTCGGGGAGGAAGCCGCACGGGAGATCGTGCAGGCGGCGGCAGGATCGGAGCAGGAGATCTCCAGGGCAGTCGCAGTGGATCTGAGCTTTTTCTATGAGGGACAGGAGCTCCAGCCGGAGAACGGAAACGAGGTCAGGGTCACGATGACACTGAGCGGCGACCGCCGGATGGACGATCCGATCGTCGTGCACCAGCATGACGGCGAGGCTGCTGAGGCGATCACGGCTGCAGCGGAGATCACGCGAAACAGCCGCACCCAGACCCTCGAGTTCTCGGCAGAGAAGTTCTCGATCTACGGCATCGGCGATGTGAAGCCGGTCATGACCTACCGCTTCCATGATGCGGACGGCGGGCTCCTTGCGGTGAGCTATACGGATGCGGAGGACAGGCAGATCTCGCTCACGGAGCAGAAGGTCAAAAAGGGCGATACTGTCTACGCGCCGCAGAGCCCGGAGAAGGAGAAGCGTGTTTTCCTCGGGTGGAGCACGACGCAGGGAAAGACAGCGCTGGATATCTCGGCAGATGAGCTGCGCGGCGACAGGGCTGCATTTTGCCGCTTCACCATTACGACGGAAATCACGAAGGATAATGCCGAAGAGCTGGACTATTATCCGGTATTTACGGAGAAGCTCTATGTATTCTTCAAGGAGAGCGACGATCCGAATGCACGGACGATCGCAACCGTAGAGGGAGCGAAGGACACGGAAGTGATCCTCATGGAGGATGCGGGCGGCTATAGAGTGAGCAGGATAAAGGGGCTTCCCCTGCAGCTCACACAGTCGGTTACAGGCTGGCATAATGCAGCGGAAAATGTGCAGGATACCCAGGACAGGATCACGCTGACAGACCATGACATCACACTCTACCCGACGATAGAGGAGGGACATTACGTCTACTTCCATACCGGAGAGGGCGCGAGCTATGTAGAGCCGGAATTCGTGGCAGCGAATGGAACGATCCGAGAGCCGAAAGCGCCGAAACGGGAAGGGTATACGTTCGAGGGCTGGACGGCGACAGAGGGATCGACGGATAAGTTTAAGTTTAACAGCTTTAACAATGACTGGGGGACGGAGAATCGACTCGACCTCTATGCGATCTGGAAGAACGGAAGCGCAGAATATAAGGTATATTTCTGGAAGCAGAAGGCAGCGGATGCGAAGACGCCGGACGATTGGTCGGATAACGACTATGATTTCGCGGGAGTAGCGCTGACGAAAAAGGCAGCGACCGGAAGTACAGTTTCTGCGGATATCGCAGAGTACAGGAACTATCAGGGTGAGAAGAAGGACTTCCAGAGGGGCTTCGAATTCAGCGGGAAGAACGCCGGATCTGCCGAAACGGTCAAGGCAGACGGTACGACAGTGCTTAATGTCTACTTCGACAGGAAGTTGCTGACGATAGAGTTCCGCTATAATGAAAAAGGGAAGTATGCTTTTGATGCAAAAAAGAATTTCTGGGGGGATTATACCCATGACGGGGAAAAAGTAGATCGCTCAAAATATATTATAGGTGAGCATATAAAGGGGAGATGGTATAGAGTTTATCATAAGAGAGTAGATACGTATACGGGTCTCTATGGCTCCGGTTTTTCCGATCCGGCAAACCGGTACAGGTGGCCGGGAGAACATCTATGGAGGTATGCTGCGAAAGGAAGCACACTACTTTTGACATTACTTGATGAATTTAACTTTGACGAGCTGGGGTTGGATTCTGACGCGCTTTTATCCTTAACCGAGGAGGAGAGCGGAACGGCAGAGATTGTGCATTATTTACAAGGAGAGGAGGAAAAACCGGAAGACCATGACGAAAATGACTTCACTCTTGTGAAGATGAGCGCCGGACACTATTTCCCTAATAATAAGTACGGGGCGGGGTATGAGCTGCTCTATTATAAAAAGAACAGCGGTAACTGGAATAAAATGACCCGATCCGAATCCAATGGAACGGTAATATACGAGGGGAAGGGGATAAAGAATGGAGCAATTTCTATAAGGGAAAGGGATACTTTGTATTTCTGGTACCAGCGGAAGACCTTCACCGTCACCTTCGACAATCAGATCCCGGCGGGAGAGGCGGGGCATCAGTCGGTATCGCCCTCGAAGTCTGTGAAGTATAAGGACAGCCTCTCGGGACTGAGGCCGCAGACCGATCCGACCCGGACAGGCTATATCTTCGACGGCTGGGCGGCGGATAAGACCGAGTCCGCAGCGCTCTTTGACTTCAGCCAGTCGATGCCGTCGCATGACCTGATCGTATATGCGAGGTGGAAGCCGGCGGAATATCCTGTCTATGTGCATGACATGGACAAAGAGGAAGCGGCGCTGGATCTCGGGAGGTATCGGTATAATTCCTCCATCAGCCAGAACGATATGCCGAATGTGAAGAGCGGAGAAATCTCGATTTTTACCGGAAGCACAGAGAAGACCATAAATGTAGCTGCCGGAATGTCATGGGCAGGATGGACGGTAAAGGAGGGGGATCACTATAAGCCCTACAGCTTTGAAACACCGATCACCGGTGAGCTGCACCTCTATGCGAGGTATGTCAATACAGCGCCCTATAGGCTGGAGTACGATCTGACGGCCGGCGTACTCGGGAAAGCCGCGAATGAAGCCGATTTAAAGACCGCCTATCCGAATCCGATAGCGGATGACACGAGATATGGAGCGGGAAGCGTAGCGAAGCTGAAGGGCAGCGAGCTGCTTGCAATGGGAGCGGATGGGAAGGAAATCCTCCCGGAGATAGCCCGTCAGGAGAATGGAGCGGACGCAGGGACGAAACGGCTTCTGTTCCTCGGCTGGAGTACGGACAAGAATGCGACGACACCGTCCTGCTACCCGAATGACAGCTTCAAGATCACCGCAGACGAAGCGGAGACAAATGCAGAAACAGGAGAGCCTTTCATCCGACTGTATGCGGTCTACGGCGAGCCGGAGGATCTCGCAGCGGTGAAGTATCTGGCGAATTATCCGGAGCCGAAGGGACTGGGAGCTGAGCCGAAGCAGGAATATGTGCAGAGCAGCATTGCGAACAATGCGAGTCTTACCGCGATAGCATACAGCGCTTCCGGCTTCGCAGAGATTTCGGCTGAATACGGATACGAATTCAAGGGCTGGACGAAGGATAAGCTAAGTGCGGATGCTTTGAAGAACAAGGCGGAGGACGAGCTGAAAATAACGCTTCTGAAAGAGGGTGACCCGTTCCAGGTCGATAAGCCGGAAATCGGTGCGGACGACAAACCGATCCCGAACCTCCTCTATGCATACTGGGAGAGGAAACCGGCGGTAACGCTGACGATCCGGAATGTCATCAAAGGTACGATGGCGAATGCCGCAGACCAGTTCGAATACACTGTGACAGTGACGAAGCCGGGAGAAGCGCCAGCAACGCTTCCGAAATTCAAACTGGACGGACAGGCGGATACAAAGAGCTGGTCGGGCGATCCGATTCCCGTGGGAGCGAAGGTAGAGGTGGTAATGACGAAGATAGACCCGAACTACACGAGCTCCGCTGTAAAAACACCGAAGACGGCCGGGGATCCGGAGAAGTATGAAGAAAACAATGGTGCGGTAACCGTTGCAGAATTCGAAATGAAGGAGAACACCACCCTCACCTTCACCCATGAGCTGGACGCGGTTACTCCGACGGGTATCGTGAAGGACAACCTGCCGTTCCTCCTGATGCTGCTGGCGGCTGGCGGTATGGGCGCATACTTCCTGCTCGGACGCCGCAGAAGGGACGAAGACGAGCTTTGA
- a CDS encoding GGDEF domain-containing protein, which yields MKTFERDRGDRGREKTILVVDDDTITRRIAERNLRQDYAVYTCASGREALRLLPLIRPDLVLADLHMPEMNGLQLMEEIRALPDERLAQVSVVLMTSDVDTDNEVRGFDLGASDFIRKPLLSEVLSKRIGRVIRNDAERQNLSLQAHFDELTGLLNRRAATQLIDRHIQMGQGVLLMLDIDRFKSINDRLGHQTGDRALCAVAEVLRHFVRSGDIVGRLGGDEFVIFYCGFPERSRVSERCRDICEQAREALYRIIGEDFGEGIGLSIGISFAPEEGEDFESLYRGADEAMYRVKQSGRGSFGFYDRRYAAVGEGHVSELLSRMEESPGRGAFEVRYEDFLSICRFLRRTAERDESRLETQLVLFTVHEGAENTVLLESLMQGFGRLLGQTIRRGDVYVRYSDTQYMALLIGADRQRAEVAVGRVLCGRIPPLCELRCEYDTLVS from the coding sequence ATGAAGACTTTCGAGAGAGACAGAGGGGACAGGGGTAGGGAAAAGACAATCCTGGTCGTGGATGACGACACCATTACACGGAGGATCGCGGAGAGAAACCTGCGGCAGGACTATGCGGTCTATACCTGTGCCTCGGGCAGAGAGGCGCTGCGACTGCTGCCCCTTATCCGCCCGGATCTGGTGCTCGCAGATCTGCATATGCCCGAGATGAACGGGCTGCAGCTTATGGAGGAGATCCGTGCGCTGCCGGACGAGCGGCTCGCGCAGGTGTCGGTGGTTCTCATGACCTCGGACGTGGATACGGACAATGAGGTGCGGGGCTTCGACCTCGGCGCCTCTGATTTCATCCGCAAGCCCCTGCTCTCCGAGGTACTCTCGAAGCGGATCGGCAGGGTGATCCGGAACGACGCGGAGCGGCAGAATCTCTCCCTGCAGGCGCACTTTGACGAGCTGACCGGGCTTCTGAACCGGAGAGCCGCCACGCAGCTCATCGACCGACATATCCAGATGGGGCAGGGCGTGCTGCTGATGCTGGATATCGACCGCTTCAAGTCGATCAATGACAGACTCGGACACCAGACCGGCGACCGTGCGCTCTGCGCCGTCGCAGAGGTACTCCGGCACTTCGTTCGTTCCGGCGATATCGTAGGGCGGCTGGGGGGAGACGAGTTTGTGATCTTCTACTGCGGCTTCCCGGAGCGGAGCCGCGTTTCCGAACGCTGCCGGGATATCTGCGAGCAGGCGCGCGAGGCGCTGTACCGGATCATCGGTGAGGACTTCGGAGAGGGAATCGGGCTCTCGATCGGCATCTCCTTCGCGCCGGAGGAAGGGGAGGATTTCGAGTCCCTCTACCGCGGGGCGGACGAGGCGATGTATCGTGTGAAGCAGAGCGGCAGAGGCAGCTTCGGCTTCTATGACAGGCGGTACGCGGCGGTCGGGGAGGGGCATGTCTCGGAGCTTCTCAGCCGGATGGAGGAGAGCCCCGGCAGGGGCGCTTTCGAGGTGCGGTATGAGGATTTCCTGAGCATCTGCCGCTTCCTGCGGCGAACCGCCGAGCGGGACGAGAGCAGGCTGGAGACGCAGCTCGTGCTCTTCACTGTACATGAGGGGGCGGAGAATACCGTCCTGCTCGAGAGCCTGATGCAGGGCTTCGGGCGCCTCCTGGGGCAGACGATCCGGCGCGGAGACGTCTACGTCCGCTACAGCGACACGCAGTATATGGCGCTCCTGATCGGCGCGGATCGGCAGAGAGCGGAGGTGGCGGTCGGCAGAGTTCTCTGCGGCAGGATTCCCCCGCTCTGCGAGCTTCGCTGCGAATATGACACGCTGGTTTCCTGA
- a CDS encoding LytR/AlgR family response regulator transcription factor: MKIRIAVCDDELLERKLLEKQLRCFFRERETEAELCFYSSAAECMEVTEQGGEENYPELFLLDIYMAGQNGIELARRLRSIGAKGDIIFVTGGNEYASEAFEVGAFYYLQKPVYYEKLAALLERVFREISLRRHIDIVADRMSERIYLSEILWAETLSRKLTIYTEKRSYNTYMSLQELLSSLPETEFVQISRFSAAALSKITELNRSGLVLRDGTELSLGERYYPDVRKSYEDFRERQRGQG; encoded by the coding sequence ATGAAAATCAGAATCGCGGTTTGTGATGATGAGCTGCTGGAGCGGAAACTGCTGGAGAAACAGCTCCGGTGCTTTTTTCGGGAGCGGGAGACGGAGGCGGAGCTCTGTTTCTACAGTTCTGCGGCAGAGTGCATGGAAGTGACGGAACAGGGCGGGGAGGAGAACTATCCCGAGCTCTTTCTGCTCGATATCTATATGGCGGGACAGAATGGCATCGAGCTCGCCCGAAGGCTGCGCAGCATAGGCGCGAAAGGCGACATTATCTTCGTGACCGGGGGCAATGAGTACGCCTCCGAGGCGTTCGAGGTCGGCGCATTCTACTATCTGCAGAAACCGGTGTACTATGAGAAGCTCGCTGCGCTTCTCGAGAGGGTCTTCCGGGAGATCTCGCTGCGCCGGCATATCGATATCGTCGCAGACCGGATGAGCGAGCGGATTTATCTGAGCGAGATCCTGTGGGCGGAGACGCTGAGCCGGAAGCTCACGATCTATACGGAGAAGCGGAGCTACAATACCTATATGTCGCTGCAGGAGCTGCTTTCGAGTTTGCCGGAGACGGAATTCGTGCAGATCTCCCGCTTCTCGGCGGCGGCGCTTTCGAAGATTACAGAGCTGAACCGGAGTGGTCTCGTGCTCCGGGACGGCACGGAGCTGAGTCTGGGGGAGCGGTACTATCCGGATGTGAGGAAGAGCTATGAAGACTTTCGAGAGAGACAGAGGGGACAGGGGTAG
- a CDS encoding ATP-binding protein: MRIWKITERRIRYVYLSLLLMLVLFCIGSELYPYQRYGFDSGSLYELSQGWVRLLPDGREEPLRLPCRVPEDSRIVIERQLPEEAFMRGGNWIYLHSLHQDITATISGREIYRHVFQDDSLFGKGMAPGVWLRFPLPPGAAGERIRITLERSGRFVDESLGRIYYGEESAILAEIFRDNAAQLFTGILLLLLGIGTLLEHLFFHRMKSYALGFYLFFAGLWILSQSEARQFLFHNIILIRNLEFLSLLLLPVPGLLAVNEIEGSAFRKETLRLSAFLLLLELLTFGLYLFTPVDFMDLYPLIMLGLLLAAGFALFGFFRMYRRERQPFRAILGSIVAHLALITAGLLEILFLKLFGARYQGWIMVVGTVSFGLQLLLSNIRNYNRINEEKKLLEMREKTKSEFLSSMSHEMRTPINAILGMNELILRESAEDRIRSFAMDIHTAGQSLLTIVNEILEYTRLESGQNRSIEKPFCFGELLHDVITVIRIRAGQKELRFEAEIAEGLPLELLGNSFWLREIMMNLLDNAVKYTEKGAVHLTADCASEMEARLRLPFLDGRQEILRIRVQDTGIGIGREKQEAIFQRFTRDSESWNSYIQGTGLGLAITKQYVQNLGGRIELQSEPGIGSTFTAYIPMKLCSEERIGSYAAYSLRLEESRTSGMLDFTAREARILAADDNVLNLRLMRELLRPTGAELDTESSGEGALERLRAEHYDLVFLDDLMQGQRGTDILRTIRKEDIRARGGGPLPVVVFTANVMPGARENYLAQGFDAYLEKPANRDMIVRLLRELLPAALLRPMETAGETEADLAEGEEAVLDLAVGRKYCMGDEEVYREILGLFLDSYEERTGALLAAVEKADWDGYELQAHSLKTNALTVGAMQFSTEARELELAAKKCRVEAEREQAVRYILSRNQRLLVLYRGVTREIRGYLSAAESAPPEGEETRS; the protein is encoded by the coding sequence ATGCGTATCTGGAAGATCACGGAGCGGCGTATCCGCTATGTTTACCTCAGCCTTCTGCTGATGCTCGTGCTTTTTTGTATCGGCAGCGAGCTGTATCCTTACCAAAGGTACGGATTCGACAGCGGCAGCCTCTACGAGCTCTCGCAGGGCTGGGTTCGGCTCCTTCCGGACGGGAGGGAGGAGCCGCTGCGGCTGCCCTGCCGCGTTCCGGAGGACAGCCGTATCGTGATCGAGCGGCAGCTTCCGGAAGAAGCTTTCATGAGAGGCGGTAACTGGATCTACCTGCATTCTCTGCATCAGGACATCACGGCGACGATTTCCGGCAGAGAGATCTACCGCCATGTGTTTCAGGATGACAGTCTCTTTGGTAAGGGAATGGCGCCGGGGGTGTGGCTGCGCTTCCCGTTGCCGCCGGGAGCTGCCGGAGAGAGGATCCGGATCACGCTCGAGCGGAGCGGGCGCTTCGTGGATGAGTCGCTGGGGCGTATCTACTATGGAGAGGAGAGCGCGATCCTCGCCGAGATCTTCCGGGACAATGCGGCGCAGCTTTTCACGGGGATTCTGCTGCTCCTGCTCGGAATAGGGACGCTGCTGGAGCATCTTTTCTTTCACAGGATGAAGTCCTACGCGCTCGGCTTCTATCTTTTCTTTGCCGGACTGTGGATCCTCAGCCAGAGTGAGGCGCGGCAGTTCCTCTTTCATAATATTATCCTCATTCGAAATCTCGAATTTCTCTCGCTGCTCCTCCTTCCGGTACCGGGTCTGCTCGCCGTGAATGAGATAGAGGGGAGCGCCTTTCGGAAGGAGACGCTGCGGCTCAGTGCGTTTCTTCTGCTGCTGGAGCTCCTTACTTTCGGGCTCTATCTCTTCACCCCGGTGGACTTCATGGACCTCTATCCCCTCATCATGCTGGGGCTCTTACTCGCCGCGGGCTTCGCGCTGTTCGGTTTTTTTCGGATGTACCGGAGAGAGCGGCAGCCTTTCCGTGCGATCCTGGGCAGTATCGTCGCACATCTTGCGCTGATCACGGCAGGTCTGCTGGAGATCCTTTTTCTGAAGCTCTTCGGCGCGCGCTATCAGGGCTGGATCATGGTGGTCGGCACCGTGAGCTTCGGGCTTCAGCTGCTGCTGAGCAATATCCGAAACTATAACCGGATCAATGAAGAGAAGAAACTGCTGGAAATGAGGGAGAAGACGAAGAGCGAGTTCCTCTCCAGCATGTCCCATGAGATGCGGACGCCGATCAACGCCATCCTCGGCATGAACGAGCTGATCCTTCGGGAGAGCGCGGAGGATCGTATCCGAAGCTTCGCGATGGATATCCATACTGCCGGGCAGTCTCTGCTCACCATCGTAAACGAGATCCTCGAGTATACGCGGCTGGAATCCGGACAGAACCGGAGCATCGAGAAGCCCTTCTGCTTCGGAGAGCTCCTGCATGACGTCATTACCGTGATCCGCATCCGCGCTGGACAGAAGGAGCTTCGCTTCGAGGCGGAGATCGCGGAGGGACTGCCGCTGGAGCTCCTGGGCAACAGCTTCTGGCTCCGGGAGATCATGATGAACCTTCTGGACAATGCGGTTAAATATACGGAGAAGGGCGCAGTTCACTTAACGGCGGACTGTGCCAGTGAGATGGAGGCACGTCTTAGGCTGCCCTTTCTCGACGGGCGGCAGGAGATCCTGCGGATCAGGGTGCAGGACACCGGCATCGGCATCGGGAGGGAGAAGCAGGAGGCGATTTTCCAGCGCTTTACGAGAGACAGCGAGTCCTGGAACAGCTATATTCAGGGAACCGGGCTGGGGCTCGCGATCACGAAGCAGTATGTGCAGAACCTCGGTGGGCGGATCGAGCTGCAGAGCGAGCCGGGCATCGGCTCCACCTTCACGGCTTATATCCCGATGAAGCTCTGTTCGGAGGAGCGGATCGGCAGCTACGCGGCATACAGCCTGCGGCTCGAGGAGAGCAGGACGAGCGGGATGCTGGATTTCACGGCCCGTGAGGCGCGGATCCTGGCGGCGGATGACAATGTGCTGAACCTCCGGCTGATGCGGGAGCTGCTCCGCCCGACCGGAGCAGAACTGGATACCGAGAGCAGCGGAGAAGGCGCGTTGGAGCGGCTTCGTGCAGAGCACTATGACCTCGTTTTCCTTGATGACCTGATGCAGGGGCAGAGAGGCACGGATATCCTCCGGACGATACGGAAGGAGGACATCCGTGCGAGAGGCGGCGGGCCTCTTCCTGTCGTCGTCTTCACGGCGAATGTCATGCCGGGCGCGCGGGAAAACTATCTCGCGCAGGGCTTCGACGCCTACCTCGAGAAGCCGGCGAACCGCGACATGATCGTGCGGCTCCTGCGCGAGCTCCTGCCTGCGGCGCTCCTCCGGCCGATGGAGACAGCGGGAGAGACGGAAGCGGACCTCGCGGAGGGGGAGGAGGCAGTGCTCGATCTCGCGGTCGGCAGGAAATACTGCATGGGGGACGAGGAGGTTTACAGAGAGATCCTCGGACTCTTCCTCGATTCCTATGAGGAACGAACCGGCGCGCTGCTTGCTGCAGTCGAGAAGGCGGACTGGGACGGCTATGAGCTGCAAGCGCATTCGCTGAAGACCAACGCGCTGACCGTCGGTGCGATGCAGTTCTCGACAGAGGCGCGCGAGCTGGAGCTCGCCGCGAAGAAGTGCCGGGTGGAAGCGGAGCGGGAGCAGGCAGTGCGTTACATTCTCTCACGGAACCAGCGGCTGCTCGTACTCTACCGGGGAGTGACCCGGGAGATTCGGGGCTATCTGTCCGCGGCGGAAAGCGCGCCGCCGGAGGGAGAGGAGACGCGTTCATGA